A region of Nakaseomyces glabratus chromosome M, complete sequence DNA encodes the following proteins:
- the TFA2 gene encoding transcription factor TFIIE subunit TFA2 (CAGL0M05863g~Ortholog(s) have RNA polymerase II core binding, TFIIH-class transcription factor binding, single-stranded DNA binding activity and role in transcription from RNA polymerase II promoter): protein MSKSNPLLANLKAFKSKVKSAPVLGVPRSNSNSRANSNTSVNNSDNIVEIKDEDDTSATPKKRNRAATEDEVDLIDDDSDYDSSPSKRVKPGSLAAAALQASQADISKSHDSSKLLWATEYIQKKGKPVPLTELMDYLSMKRDDKVIGLLKKLERIEFDEKKSTFKYLSTYDVHSAQELLTLLKNQVTFKGISFKDLKDGWPQCEETINDLEEESQILVLRTKKDKTPRYVWYNRGGNLNCIDEEFVKVWENVQLPQFTELPRKLQELGLKPASIDPSSVKRQTTRVEVKKKRNRRGKITNTHMAGILKDYSNKA from the coding sequence ATGAGCAAAAGCAATCCGTTGCTTGCTAACTTGAAGGCTTTTAAGAGCAAGGTCAAATCAGCTCCTGTGCTCGGAGTACCAAGGTCCAACAGCAATAGTCGAGCCAACAGTAACACTAGTGTTAACAACAGTGACAATATAGTTGAGATCAaggatgaggatgataCTAGCGCCACAcccaagaaaagaaacagagCTGCCACTGAGGATGAAGTTGATCtaattgatgatgatagtGATTATGACAGTTCACCATCAAAACGTGTAAAACCTGGTTCTTTAGCTGCTGCTGCCTTGCAAGCCAGTCAGGCTGATATATCTAAGAGTCATGATTCATCTAAACTTTTATGGGCCACAGAGTACATTCAAAAGAAGGGTAAACCTGTACCGTTAACTGAACTTATGGACTATCTCTCCATGAAGAGAGACGATAAGGTGATAGGCCTTCTGAAAAAACTAGAGCGGATAGAGTttgatgagaagaagagcACATTCAAATATCTATCGACTTATGACGTACATTCTGCGCAGGAGTTATTGACACTGCTAAAGAACCAAGTCACATTCAAAGGTATTTCATTCAAGGATTTGAAAGATGGTTGGCCGCAGTGTGAAGAGACCATCAATGATCTAGAGGAAGAGAGCCAAATACTGGTCTTGAGAACCAAAAAGGACAAGACACCACGTTATGTCTGGTACAACCGTGGTGGTAATCTAAATTGCATCGACGAAGAATTCGTGAAAGTCTGGGAGAATGTCCAACTGCCACAGTTCACCGAGCTGCCAAGAAAGCTGCAAGAACTAGGTTTAAAACCTGCTAGCATCGACCCATCCTCTGTCAAGAGACAAACTACAAGAGTTGAagtcaagaagaagagaaacaGAAGAGGTAAGATCACGAACACACACATGGCTGGTATCCTAAAGGACTACTCGAACAAAGcataa